In the Natronobacterium texcoconense genome, one interval contains:
- the secF gene encoding protein translocase subunit SecF, which yields MGNFEVPELEYTRYSNRQLVAVPLAVLAVALLVLGGTFVMTGAPVPLGMDFAGGAQLTVQTTSSEAEIQDAFGVEPDSIQAVQAPDVDNQYTIQFAGVEDDDLIADLSNQAEANLEQDGDAAIVQSESTASASFAEQTQETALLGIAVAFVGMSVIAFLLFRTFVPSIAIVASAFSDIVIPLAFMSIADIPLSLGTVAALLMLIGYSVDSDILLNNHVLRRQGDFYESTHRAMRTGITMTVTSMMAMLVMGISASLFGVELLASVGIILFVGLAADLMNTYMLNVSLLRWYKFHGVRS from the coding sequence ATGGGGAATTTCGAGGTACCGGAGTTAGAGTACACCCGGTACAGTAACCGCCAGCTCGTGGCGGTACCGCTTGCGGTTCTTGCAGTTGCGTTGCTCGTTCTCGGCGGGACGTTCGTGATGACTGGTGCACCCGTTCCGCTGGGAATGGACTTTGCAGGCGGAGCACAGTTGACAGTTCAGACGACGTCGTCCGAGGCCGAGATTCAGGATGCGTTCGGGGTCGAACCGGACTCGATCCAGGCCGTCCAGGCACCGGACGTCGATAACCAGTATACGATCCAGTTCGCCGGCGTCGAGGACGACGACCTGATCGCGGACCTGTCGAATCAGGCCGAAGCGAACTTAGAGCAAGACGGGGACGCTGCGATCGTCCAGTCGGAATCGACGGCATCGGCGAGTTTCGCCGAACAGACCCAGGAGACCGCGCTACTGGGGATCGCCGTCGCGTTCGTCGGCATGAGCGTCATCGCGTTCCTGCTCTTCCGAACGTTCGTGCCGTCGATCGCGATCGTCGCGTCGGCCTTTTCCGACATCGTGATCCCGCTCGCGTTCATGTCGATCGCCGACATTCCGCTCTCGCTGGGAACCGTCGCCGCGTTGCTAATGTTGATCGGCTACTCGGTCGACTCGGACATCCTGTTGAACAACCACGTCCTGCGGAGACAGGGTGACTTCTACGAGAGCACCCACCGCGCGATGCGGACCGGTATCACGATGACCGTCACGTCGATGATGGCGATGCTCGTGATGGGGATCTCCGCGTCGCTGTTCGGCGTCGAACTGCTGGCGTCGGTCGGTATCATCCTCTTCGTCGGTCTCGCGGCCGACCTGATGAACACGTATATGTTGAACGTAAGCCTGCTTCGATGGTACAAGTTCCACGGGGTGAGATCGTAA
- a CDS encoding DUF5812 family protein, whose translation MTEKTGTFVVTHAESESAVVRDVETAQVHTLASNPGLEVHDVLEATVAPEPPLEVAWEVVDVEERRSVELVDSDLEPTQHEKELATETDVGDIVKEERAGTGEIHVFPVPGDEVEAAATDVLEDEETIARAARLEAVRVEVRRSADDGVLSVRYLPD comes from the coding sequence ATGACCGAAAAGACGGGTACGTTCGTCGTCACGCACGCCGAAAGCGAGTCGGCCGTCGTCCGCGACGTCGAGACCGCACAGGTCCACACGCTCGCCTCGAATCCCGGCCTCGAGGTCCACGACGTCCTCGAGGCGACCGTTGCGCCAGAACCGCCGCTCGAGGTCGCATGGGAAGTGGTCGACGTCGAGGAGCGCCGGTCGGTCGAACTGGTCGACAGCGACCTCGAGCCGACCCAGCACGAGAAAGAGCTCGCAACCGAGACTGACGTCGGTGACATCGTGAAAGAAGAGCGAGCCGGGACCGGCGAGATACACGTCTTCCCCGTTCCCGGCGACGAGGTCGAGGCTGCCGCGACCGACGTCTTAGAGGACGAGGAGACGATCGCACGGGCGGCGCGACTCGAGGCGGTTCGCGTCGAAGTACGTCGGTCGGCCGACGACGGCGTGTTGAGCGTCCGCTACCTGCCGGACTAA
- a CDS encoding glucose-6-phosphate isomerase, whose product MNVDIGNALASEASPGVSRASLERLDDQVAQAHERIERGMENAEHGYEALNLPERTDPDEIRTAVEPVADAEALITVGIGGSSLGAATIVDALESDTETVFLDNVDPDWISRRLESLPLEETAINVVSRSGTTAETLANFLVVREAFESEGVDWTERTIVTTGESGPLRDLADRHDLPSLKVPDGVPGRFSALSAVGMVAAAVCGHDLEALLEGAAAERETLTGSLFDCPAYAYGATTYALDQRGAGTNAVMPYAESLETFAEWFAQLWAESLGKDELGQTPVRALGVTDQHSQLQLYRAGPRDKLVTFLTAGTDENRPIPETDVEDLAYLGGSTLGDLLEAEFEATEASLAAAGRPNVRLEIDRVDEYELGGLLYGMEAACVLAGELYGVNTFEQPAVEWAKKATRGLLGGGVSESDSDSEARRDAERSDGEFEEAEAVAEKSELRVER is encoded by the coding sequence ATGAACGTCGATATCGGTAACGCGCTCGCGTCCGAGGCGTCACCGGGCGTCTCGCGGGCGAGTCTCGAGCGCCTGGACGACCAGGTAGCCCAGGCCCACGAGCGGATCGAACGTGGCATGGAAAACGCCGAGCACGGCTACGAGGCGCTGAACCTTCCGGAACGGACGGATCCCGACGAGATCCGGACCGCCGTCGAACCGGTCGCCGACGCCGAGGCGCTGATCACCGTCGGCATCGGTGGCAGTTCGCTCGGTGCGGCGACGATCGTCGACGCGCTCGAAAGCGACACGGAGACCGTCTTCCTCGACAACGTCGACCCCGATTGGATCTCGCGGCGACTCGAGTCGCTGCCGCTCGAGGAGACGGCGATCAACGTCGTCTCCCGCTCGGGGACGACGGCGGAGACGCTGGCGAACTTCCTCGTCGTCCGCGAGGCCTTCGAGTCCGAAGGTGTCGACTGGACCGAGCGGACGATCGTTACGACCGGCGAATCCGGCCCGCTGCGGGACCTCGCTGACCGTCACGACCTCCCGTCGTTGAAGGTTCCCGACGGCGTTCCCGGCCGCTTCTCCGCGCTGTCTGCAGTCGGAATGGTCGCCGCCGCGGTCTGTGGCCACGACCTGGAGGCCTTGCTCGAGGGGGCCGCCGCCGAACGCGAGACGCTGACTGGATCGCTGTTCGACTGTCCGGCCTACGCCTACGGTGCGACGACCTACGCCCTCGACCAGCGCGGCGCGGGGACGAACGCCGTGATGCCGTACGCCGAGTCGCTCGAGACGTTCGCCGAGTGGTTCGCCCAGCTATGGGCCGAAAGTCTGGGCAAGGACGAACTCGGCCAGACGCCCGTCCGGGCGCTGGGCGTGACCGACCAGCACTCCCAGCTCCAGCTGTACCGTGCCGGCCCACGCGACAAGCTCGTCACGTTCCTCACCGCCGGAACCGACGAGAATCGACCGATCCCCGAGACCGACGTCGAGGATCTCGCCTACCTCGGCGGATCGACGCTCGGCGACCTACTCGAGGCCGAGTTCGAGGCGACGGAGGCGAGTCTCGCCGCCGCAGGTCGGCCGAACGTCCGCCTCGAGATCGACCGCGTCGACGAGTACGAACTCGGCGGCCTGCTGTACGGGATGGAGGCAGCCTGCGTCCTCGCGGGCGAACTCTACGGCGTGAACACGTTCGAACAGCCGGCCGTCGAGTGGGCAAAGAAGGCGACTCGCGGCCTGCTGGGTGGAGGGGTCTCGGAATCGGATTCCGATTCCGAGGCTCGTCGGGACGCGGAGCGTTCAGACGGCGAGTTCGAGGAAGCCGAGGCCGTCGCCGAGAAGTCGGAGCTCCGCGTCGAACGATAG
- a CDS encoding CPBP family intramembrane glutamic endopeptidase, giving the protein MTDTVRADDAGSAGSDAASALGTGIAAVTMAAILVPVRRGVDEPAVLAAGGFALAAVLAFLARRHAGIDHRNAAIVASVSSLAVVLFSGYALNRGLLAVVEIPIPLSGGVWSVSLVVVAFALAGLGVGLGAADYFGVGASGLKRRALQTALLSGLGIIGLFVAELATLVVAVPTLIMLGIPEPSAVQLIVLSQLGMALGTGALAVGYLSLRQHNLSFIDLRVPSKRDVVWAVGGLIVLFGTLFLISFFFEATGVESADHGTTDQAQETPQILLVLIPASILVIGPFEELLYRNVIQKELYSTFSRYGAVVVGSVIFAIVHTAAYWTAGPGAVIASLGVVFGLSIVLGILYERTENLLVPALVHGVYNAILFGNLYLIYG; this is encoded by the coding sequence ATGACCGATACTGTACGGGCCGACGACGCCGGCTCTGCCGGTTCCGACGCCGCCTCCGCCCTCGGGACGGGAATCGCGGCCGTGACGATGGCCGCTATCCTCGTGCCCGTTCGCCGCGGCGTCGACGAGCCGGCCGTCCTCGCCGCCGGTGGTTTTGCCCTCGCCGCCGTCCTCGCGTTTCTCGCACGCCGACACGCTGGTATCGACCACCGGAACGCTGCTATCGTCGCCTCCGTCTCGAGTCTCGCAGTCGTGTTGTTCTCCGGATACGCGCTGAACCGGGGACTTCTGGCGGTAGTCGAGATCCCGATCCCGTTGTCAGGGGGGGTGTGGTCGGTGTCGCTCGTCGTGGTCGCGTTTGCGCTTGCGGGGCTGGGTGTCGGACTCGGCGCTGCTGATTACTTCGGGGTCGGTGCGTCCGGACTCAAACGACGAGCACTGCAGACGGCGCTGCTGTCGGGACTGGGAATCATCGGGCTGTTCGTCGCGGAGCTAGCGACGCTCGTCGTCGCGGTTCCAACCCTGATAATGCTGGGGATACCGGAGCCGTCAGCCGTCCAGTTGATCGTCCTCAGCCAACTCGGAATGGCGCTCGGTACGGGCGCTCTTGCCGTGGGTTATCTCAGCCTCCGACAGCACAACCTGTCGTTTATCGACCTGCGTGTACCGTCGAAGCGGGACGTCGTCTGGGCCGTCGGCGGACTGATCGTCCTCTTCGGAACGCTGTTTCTGATCTCGTTTTTCTTCGAGGCGACCGGCGTCGAGAGCGCGGACCACGGGACGACCGACCAGGCACAGGAAACGCCACAGATTCTGCTCGTCCTGATTCCGGCGTCGATCCTGGTCATCGGCCCGTTCGAGGAACTGCTCTACCGGAACGTGATCCAGAAGGAACTGTACAGCACGTTCTCCCGGTATGGAGCGGTCGTCGTCGGGAGCGTCATCTTCGCGATCGTTCACACCGCCGCGTACTGGACGGCTGGCCCGGGTGCAGTCATCGCAAGCCTCGGCGTGGTCTTCGGTCTCTCGATCGTGCTGGGAATCCTCTACGAGCGCACGGAGAACCTGCTCGTGCCGGCGCTCGTTCACGGGGTCTACAACGCGATCCTCTTCGGGAACCTCTATCTGATCTACGGCTGA
- a CDS encoding NOB1 family endonuclease, with protein MYVLDSSAFIHDFHTTEQTATIPLVREELEDESAYRYDAMEGSGMHIHIPNEDTTEKVRRAAKESGDLEVLSDTDVRLIAASFELDGTLVTDDYAMQNVAEKLNVDVEVIAREGIDEQRHWHWQCQGCGREFDEEKDRCPICGSSLARKNPS; from the coding sequence ATGTACGTTCTCGACTCCTCCGCTTTCATCCACGACTTTCACACGACAGAACAGACTGCAACGATCCCGCTCGTCCGCGAAGAACTCGAGGACGAGAGCGCCTATCGCTACGACGCGATGGAAGGCTCCGGGATGCACATCCACATTCCCAACGAGGACACCACCGAGAAGGTCCGGCGGGCGGCCAAAGAGTCCGGCGACCTCGAGGTGCTGTCCGACACCGACGTTCGACTCATTGCGGCCAGTTTCGAACTCGACGGGACGCTCGTGACCGACGATTACGCGATGCAAAACGTCGCGGAGAAACTCAACGTCGACGTCGAAGTGATCGCCCGCGAGGGGATCGACGAACAGCGTCACTGGCACTGGCAGTGTCAGGGCTGTGGTCGCGAGTTCGACGAGGAGAAAGACCGCTGTCCGATCTGTGGCTCCTCACTCGCACGCAAGAATCCATCCTGA
- a CDS encoding PRC-barrel domain-containing protein has translation MSEILAENLSGKAVMGSDGTELGLLYNITMDLKSGKLRDLVIEPDDELPARAVDFDVDDGGRFLVPVSRVQAVKDYIVVKR, from the coding sequence ATGAGCGAGATACTCGCAGAGAATCTCTCGGGGAAGGCCGTCATGGGTTCCGACGGAACGGAGCTCGGGCTTCTCTACAACATCACGATGGACCTCAAATCGGGAAAGCTTCGCGACCTGGTTATCGAACCCGATGACGAACTTCCGGCCCGCGCAGTCGACTTCGACGTCGACGACGGCGGTCGGTTTCTCGTGCCAGTCAGCCGCGTTCAGGCGGTGAAAGATTACATTGTCGTCAAGCGCTAA
- a CDS encoding outer membrane protein assembly factor BamB family protein produces the protein MNGPPTRRQLLVAAGSAVVAGCTGFRADDTASLPDDEDGTTLESVDVDAPRPRVDARNSGHVPIESGANPDRLAWSHDDSSTGVYVEPVLSDERLFYINNNRETVALDARSGELLWSEHDGNAFYPFAADEQHVYTRTTGDTFLVARDVETGDAVWRSDVAITETAPIPYDDSVYVGGHRGTLASLSSESGEEEWIVEVAGSIGQLAVDDSGVVAAVSGEGVERITHEGDAVWFRSVTDPIAVTLYRDLVVVATRNGTVVGLEGDTGDERWRYETDADSVLSTPTIVGDQIHVVDRDGVVHAVTVEGEQAWTWDTDTDGRGWNGELHNYEIAATNDWLYVLGFDEHVHVLDPDADSPEPVSRWDVGLATAPPLVVGDVAYLSHGSAAVRAVTLE, from the coding sequence GTGAACGGTCCTCCAACCCGCCGGCAGCTGCTTGTCGCCGCCGGATCCGCTGTCGTCGCTGGCTGTACCGGTTTCCGCGCCGACGATACGGCGTCACTCCCCGACGACGAGGACGGAACGACGCTCGAGTCGGTCGACGTGGACGCTCCGCGACCTCGAGTCGATGCACGGAACTCGGGCCACGTTCCGATCGAGAGCGGAGCAAACCCGGACCGTCTCGCCTGGTCTCACGACGACTCGAGTACGGGCGTCTACGTCGAACCGGTGCTCTCAGACGAGCGACTGTTCTATATCAACAACAACCGCGAGACGGTCGCGCTCGATGCGCGAAGCGGAGAACTGCTGTGGTCCGAGCACGACGGAAACGCGTTCTATCCGTTCGCAGCCGACGAGCAGCACGTCTATACGCGAACGACTGGCGATACGTTCCTGGTGGCACGTGACGTCGAGACCGGCGACGCCGTGTGGCGGTCGGACGTTGCGATCACCGAGACCGCTCCGATCCCCTACGACGACTCGGTGTACGTCGGCGGACACCGTGGCACACTCGCTAGCCTGTCCTCGGAGAGCGGAGAAGAGGAGTGGATCGTCGAGGTAGCTGGGTCGATTGGACAACTCGCCGTCGACGATTCGGGCGTCGTCGCGGCCGTAAGCGGAGAGGGCGTCGAACGGATAACTCACGAGGGGGACGCCGTCTGGTTTCGGTCCGTGACCGATCCGATCGCCGTGACGCTCTACCGCGATCTCGTGGTCGTCGCGACCCGGAACGGGACTGTCGTCGGTCTGGAGGGAGACACCGGCGACGAACGATGGCGATACGAGACAGACGCCGACTCGGTCCTCTCGACGCCGACGATCGTCGGCGACCAGATTCACGTCGTCGATCGCGACGGCGTCGTGCACGCAGTGACCGTCGAAGGGGAGCAGGCGTGGACGTGGGACACCGACACGGACGGCCGGGGCTGGAACGGAGAACTGCACAACTACGAAATCGCCGCCACGAACGACTGGCTGTACGTGCTCGGGTTCGACGAACACGTTCACGTCCTGGATCCCGACGCGGACTCTCCGGAACCGGTCTCTCGGTGGGACGTCGGCCTCGCGACCGCGCCACCGCTGGTCGTCGGCGACGTCGCGTACCTCTCTCACGGCAGCGCCGCGGTGCGGGCGGTCACCCTGGAGTGA